The Haloplanus natans DSM 17983 DNA segment TCGAGCGTCGCCTCGTCGTGGACTTCCTTCGAGAGGTGAAAGAGCCCGACGGCCTCGTACTCGGTCAGCAGGTCGAGGAGCTGTTTCGTCGCCTCGTACACCCGCTTCTCGTCGGCGTAGTACGCCATCTCGGTGAGGGAGTCGACGCTCACCCGCCGTTTCCCCTCGTGGGAGTCGAGAAACGCCTCCGTCTTGCTCACGATGCCGTCCAGGTCGTCGGGCGAGGCGACGTAGTGGACGCGGTCCGAGGGACGGCGGGAGTAGCCCCGCTCGACCGAGAGCGTATCGAGGATGTCGGCCCGCGACTCGTCGACGTCGTAGTGTTCGAGTTTCTGCTCGACTTCGCGGGCGGTGGTCCGAGTCGAGATGACGAGGAAGTTGTCGGTGTCGGTTTTCAGAAAATCAGTGTCGATGCGGTCGGT contains these protein-coding regions:
- a CDS encoding DUF7090 family protein, with the protein product MDYTLAIDGAPETIPGGTGILLLHPSIGETDRIDTDFLKTDTDNFLVISTRTTAREVEQKLEHYDVDESRADILDTLSVERGYSRRPSDRVHYVASPDDLDGIVSKTEAFLDSHEGKRRVSVDSLTEMAYYADEKRVYEATKQLLDLLTEYEAVGLFHLSKEVHDEATLDRFRDLFAGVLDLGVEGDVAVAFDDA